The Paenibacillus sp. FSL W8-0426 region ATATGCATGCTGTCGCCGGTAGGGTCAACGCCGCAGTACAGCGAAATGGATTTCGATTCGACCAGCTCGCGCAGGCCCTCCGCATCCGTTTGCTGGTTAATGGCATCGCGCCATTGCAGTTCGTCCAAAATATTCAACACAAACAACCCCTTTTCTAAAGTTAAAGAAATCATGAATACGCGTGATGAAGACACACTGCGCAGAACTTTGCCACGGCAAGCTACCTGTCCATGGCCAAAAAACAAAAAAATCGCCACCCGGTCTGCACGCAGACACAGGGACGATTGAATAACCGTGGTACCACCCAGTTTGCATGAACAGCCCGACGTTGCACGCTGCCCATACCACTTATGACGAAATAACGTTCGCCAAACCCGCTTGGCATTACCCAAGATACTCCAGAGTGTACTTCGCAGTCCTTGTATGTGTCAGGTTCCATCAACCCCTGACTTTCTGGAAACAGGGACAAAGCTGCTACTGCGCTCCTTCAACGTAATTCATGTTTCAGATTATAGACAGTATATCCGAACGTTTGAACGTTTGCAAGCCGTTTTCCTCAATGGAATGTTGCCATACCAAGTATTATGGAACAGCGATTTTCAACGTTCTGGCGTAATGTTCATACGCCTTGGGGGCAATTTGGCTTTCTCCGTTCCAGAACTCTTGATCCAGCGTATCCAACTGCTGCTCCTCCTGGTCCGTCAGAAACCGGGGGATATCCCACAGTTCCGTCAGGCGTTCATCGTTCTCCAGATGTCGGATGCAATCGAAACAAGCGTTCACGTATGTTAGCTCGTCTGCGGCTCCGATCGTTTGCAGCGCACGAACCGCATGGACCAGCGCTTCCTCCCCCCAATTGCAAAAAAACTGCACAAAACCGCCGTTGAACACATCCGCCTCCAGCAGCCACAATGCGGCGATTTCCTGTTGTTCTGGCGTGAGGTCGCCCCATCCCCGTGCGGAGTTGTTTTTCAAGCTTACGAAAGCGATGGCATAGTCGTACCACAAATCATGTATATCGTTATTGTCCAACAGAATGATCCCTCCCCAATAGAGAACCACATCTTTATCGTCCAGTTGTCGTTCGTACACCTCGCTGCCCCGTTCATGGATGCGAACGACAAATCCCTGATCGGATACCTTCACACAAGGGGCGCCATCTTCCCGAAATGTCGAAAATCTGCGATTGACATAACCCTCCATCTGTTCACTAGGAAAGTCCGTGAAATCCGAATAACGCTAATACCTCCTCCCGGAACCGGGACAAGCTTCGCAGCTCTGGCAAACGGCTTCCTCCCTCCAAGCTATCCGCCTCGTTCGTTAGGTACCGCAGAACGTGCGATAGTTCGGGTCGCAAGCCATGGGTGCAGCGGCGTACTCCGCCTGTTCGGAACTATGGGCATAGGGATTCTTCAACACGGCAAGCAGCTTGTTCATCACGCTGTAATCGCCATGCTGCTCTGCGCGCTCCAACGCTTCCTCCACCCGATGATTGCGCGGAATGACCGCAGGATTGGTCTTGCTCATCTGTTCGCGCACGGCCTCCGGGCCCTGTTCCTGTCTCGCGAGTCTGGCTTGCCAGCGTGCATGCCAATTCGCAAATTCCGCATCGTCGCTCAGCCCATGACCGACCGCCTGCCCAAAGGTTAGTGCCACGAACGTGTTCGTGTAATCAGCCTGGTGTTTCTCCATGAGGTCCAGCAAGTCTTTGACCAGTTCTTCGTCCGCCGCTTCTGCGTTAAACAGCCCCAACTTGGTACGCATACCCGCCAACCAATGATGATGATACAATTCGGAAAAGGAAGAGATGGCATCCTGTGCCATTTGCACGGCCTGTTCTTCGTCAGTATGCAGCAATGGCAGCAGCGATTCCGCAAAGCGCGCCAAATTCCAGCCTCCGATATAAGGCTGATTGCCGTAAGCATAACGTCCCTGGGTATCAATCGAACTGAACACCGTCGCCGGATTATAGTTATCCATAAAAGCACAAGGGCCATAGTCGATCGTCTCGCCGCTGATCGTCATGTTGTCCGTATTCATCACGCCGTGGATAAAACCGATTTGCTGCCATTTCGCAATTAAGGCAGCTTGACGCCGTATAACGTTTTCGAGCAAACGCAAATACCTGTCATCGTCTGCTGCCAGTTCGGCATAATGCCGCTGAATGGCATAATCGGCCAATGCTCTAAGGTCATCCACATTGCCCAGAGCGGCTGCATATTGGAACGTCCCAACGCGCAAGTGGCTTGCCGCCACTCTCGTCAGAACGGCACCCGGCCGCTCCGTCTCGCGATAGATCGTTTCGCCCGTGGATACCACGGCCAAAATACGGGTTGTCGGAACGCCCAGCGCTTGCATCGCTTCGCTAATGATATATTCGCGCAGCATCGGCCCGATCGCGGCTCTTCCGTCCCCCGCGCGGGAATACGGCGTAACGCCGGACCCTTTTAACTGAATGTCCATTCGTTCGCCGGCCGGCGTCAGCTGTTCACCGATGAGCAGCGCACGTCCATCGCCCAACCTGTTGAAATGGCCGAATTGATGCCCTGCATAAGCCTGCGCCAACGGCTCCGATCCGACCGGATTTCGGTTGCCCGCAAAGATTTCGACGTTTTCCTCCTGTTCCAGCAGGTCTGCATTCAACCCGAGCGATGCCGCTAACGCGTCATTCAACACCAATAATTTGGGGCGAGCAACGGGCTGGGCGGATTGCTTCGTATAAAAAACGGATGGCAGCCTGGCATAGCTATTGTCCAGATTCCATCCGGCATCCATCAGTTGCTTCTGCATCATGATCACCTCTCCTTTGTTATATTGTTCGATATGGTTCCTCATAACATTCATCGTTTACGGCGGTCATGAAAAAACTGTAGCATATTTGCCTTATTTTTGCATGGTTCGGCTTATTGAACTTTTCAATATGACCTTTCAAAAAGCAAAAAGTCCATGCGCGCTCTGAAGAACGATGATGAACTTTTAGCAAGCCGACTGAATGGAAAACGATGCTTTATGTGCGCTTAATTCAACGTCAAGAATGTGCTTCGTTCGCCTGCGAAGGGGACGACTGAAGCGGAATGCTTTCTTTTTTGATGCCGAGATTGAAAAATACGTTGAGCAGAATGGCAGACAAACTGCCTGTAATGATGCCATCGCTGACGATGATGCGGATCGCTTGCGGCAGCTGGGCAAACAAGTCGGGAACTGCCGTCACCCCGAGGCCAAGCGACACCGAGCACGCGACGATCAGCAAGTTCGACTGTTTGCTGAAGTCAACGGATTGCAGCATTTTAACGCCGGACGACACCACCATGCCGAACAGCACAACCGTTGCCCCGCCAAGCACGGCACTCGGGATAATGGTTGCGAAAGCGGCGATTTTCGGGATCAAACCGAGGAAAACAAGGATGCCGCCTGCCGCCATGACGACATTGGTCGTCTTCACCCGGGAGAGTTGAACGAGACCCACGTTCTGGGCAAACGTATTGTACGGAAAAGCATTGAAGATGCCCCCTAGCACAAAAGCCAGACCTTCCGCACGATATCCGCGGGCAAGATCTTTATCGGTGACGGGTTGGTCGCAAATTTTGCCGAGCGCCATGAACACACCCGTCGATTCGATGATAACCACCATGCCCACGATGATCATCGTCAGGATCGGACCGAATTCAAAGGTCGGCCATCCGAAATAGAACGGCTGCGGCAGGCGAAACCAGGAAGCTTCGAGCACGGGAGCAACATTGACTTTGCCCATCAGGACAGCGACCAGGGTTCCCGCAATGATGCCGAGCAGAACAGCCAACGATTTGACAAATCCGCGCGCATAACGGTGGAGGATCAGGATGAACATCAATACCCCGAAGGAAAGTGCGAGGTGGCTGAGTCCCCCGAAATCCTCGCTTCCGCTGCCGCCCGCCATATTGCGGATGCCGGTCGGAATAAGCGCAAGGCCGATAATGGTCACTACCGTACCGATCACGACCGGCGGAAACAGTTTCACGATTTTGCTGAAGAAGGTCGCACAGATCATAATGAAGAGGCCTGCCGCGATAATGGAGCCGTAGATGGCCGGAATCCCGTACTGATTGCCGATTGCGATCATCGGTGTAACCGCCACGAAGGAACTTCCAAGCACTGCCGGCAAACCTATGCCCAGAACCTTGCCTTTCCGCGCTTGCAGCCATGTCGCGATTCCGCAGGTCAGCAGATCGATGGAGACCAGGTAAGCGAGTTGTTCTGCCGTCAGGTTCAACGCCCGGCCGACCAGCAGCGGAACCAGAATCGCCCCGGCATACATGGCCAGGACATGCTGGATTCCCAATGAAAAAATGTTCATTTTTTTTGTTTCGTTCATGAAAGCTCTCCCCCCGAATGATCATTATCCGTGAACCTCTTTGAAGAAACGCCGTTATGTTAGTTCACATTATATAAACAATTCGGAAGATTTCGAGCAGGTGGCATGGAGAATTGTTGGAGGAGATAAAGAAAGACACACCACTTAGGCGTTCTTAACAATAAATCCCGAAATCCAAGTTAGATTATCTGACATCGATTCCTATGTATATTGAACGAACCATTAATCCTTTGGCTCTAACTGATTTGCAACATAGGTCCAACCTTCCTCGATGCTGCGAAATACCCAACCGATATCCTCGATGGTTTCCTTAGCGCCGATACCCAAAATAAGCGTGCGCACCGCCTCCTCTGAAGCCGGTCCAACGGTCAAAGCCACCGGGAACGGTTTGATTCTCGCCAGCTCGCTCCCGATGTCGAACACGCGATCCAGTTTGTCTCCCCATTCGTACTTGAGCTCGCTCAAATCGATGACCAATCCCCAGGGAGCCCAGGCGTCCAAAACGGCCTTGCCGATGGCGCTCATGTATCTGGCATCGCTATTGCCTCTGCTGCCGAAACCGTACTCGCCTTTGAAGGACAAAATCATGATGGATCGGTAACTTTCTGCGGATACTTTGCCAATGCGTACGCTGTATTCGAGCTTGCTCAGATCCTCCAGTCGCACCGAGCGGGTGTTCATCATCATTCAACAGCACTTCCCTTCTCTTGTTCAGCAATCGGGTAATCGGATACGAATGACGCTGCTCCATCCAGTACGGACACGAAGGCCTGATGTGCCGGA contains the following coding sequences:
- a CDS encoding DUF4375 domain-containing protein; the encoded protein is MKVSDQGFVVRIHERGSEVYERQLDDKDVVLYWGGIILLDNNDIHDLWYDYAIAFVSLKNNSARGWGDLTPEQQEIAALWLLEADVFNGGFVQFFCNWGEEALVHAVRALQTIGAADELTYVNACFDCIRHLENDERLTELWDIPRFLTDQEEQQLDTLDQEFWNGESQIAPKAYEHYARTLKIAVP
- a CDS encoding YdiU family protein; this encodes MMQKQLMDAGWNLDNSYARLPSVFYTKQSAQPVARPKLLVLNDALAASLGLNADLLEQEENVEIFAGNRNPVGSEPLAQAYAGHQFGHFNRLGDGRALLIGEQLTPAGERMDIQLKGSGVTPYSRAGDGRAAIGPMLREYIISEAMQALGVPTTRILAVVSTGETIYRETERPGAVLTRVAASHLRVGTFQYAAALGNVDDLRALADYAIQRHYAELAADDDRYLRLLENVIRRQAALIAKWQQIGFIHGVMNTDNMTISGETIDYGPCAFMDNYNPATVFSSIDTQGRYAYGNQPYIGGWNLARFAESLLPLLHTDEEQAVQMAQDAISSFSELYHHHWLAGMRTKLGLFNAEAADEELVKDLLDLMEKHQADYTNTFVALTFGQAVGHGLSDDAEFANWHARWQARLARQEQGPEAVREQMSKTNPAVIPRNHRVEEALERAEQHGDYSVMNKLLAVLKNPYAHSSEQAEYAAAPMACDPNYRTFCGT
- a CDS encoding nucleobase:cation symporter-2 family protein, whose product is MNETKKMNIFSLGIQHVLAMYAGAILVPLLVGRALNLTAEQLAYLVSIDLLTCGIATWLQARKGKVLGIGLPAVLGSSFVAVTPMIAIGNQYGIPAIYGSIIAAGLFIMICATFFSKIVKLFPPVVIGTVVTIIGLALIPTGIRNMAGGSGSEDFGGLSHLALSFGVLMFILILHRYARGFVKSLAVLLGIIAGTLVAVLMGKVNVAPVLEASWFRLPQPFYFGWPTFEFGPILTMIIVGMVVIIESTGVFMALGKICDQPVTDKDLARGYRAEGLAFVLGGIFNAFPYNTFAQNVGLVQLSRVKTTNVVMAAGGILVFLGLIPKIAAFATIIPSAVLGGATVVLFGMVVSSGVKMLQSVDFSKQSNLLIVACSVSLGLGVTAVPDLFAQLPQAIRIIVSDGIITGSLSAILLNVFFNLGIKKESIPLQSSPSQANEAHS